A DNA window from Penaeus vannamei isolate JL-2024 chromosome 5, ASM4276789v1, whole genome shotgun sequence contains the following coding sequences:
- the LOC113821667 gene encoding uncharacterized protein — protein MAIVSVMTRASAIDVVPTITTHLHRPIAKSFAPSRKYKRSPTGSVEVFSNENIPDCYEKLGTPSSSTGGGIEAKGSVTPSVNSPLTDALPCANILDCEPDGRIMMKILPVRVNNSVSTYAFIDGGAAPTLAARSLIQCLGIQGLPVRQAMKTENGIFMCNERVPLMLSSIGGGNNITVNEVYITDKLSITTDSMMPVNWTKKWLHLNDVDLQRLPGDNQEVELIIGLNSILNRHILDQRHGTDDEPSAYLTRFGWVVFGPTGPRNPLTAPVYHISPTQDLGECLREHFNADFWEKEVHSQREDSLEDKLFSDKISQSIHQESGKYVVKLPFRDSSPLPNNREMAVRRMKSLKRKLESDKTFKETYITQMEKNISKQYAEIVPPSGLERNDGRIWYMPHHAVRHPTKLKVRVVYDLKAKFNGTSLNDHLLQGPDLTNPLIGVLMRFRHGHYAVTADIEEMFYQVKVPLEDRDVFRFLWWSDGDINKPVSDYRMNVHVFGARSSPSCVNYALRKTAEDHGEVFDEQAVTAIIQSFYVDNLLLAHDDKERLIKIIKDLIALCNAGGWRLNQWTANNKDVLKKIPESERDASVASLDLSKDDLPVERTLGVHWSMAEDCFTFKICLGDKPLTRRGVLSIVASIYDPLGMVAPLTLPAKMILQDMCQMQLGWDENMGDKEAARWRKWLEQLPKLSRFKLPRSLVPISFGSVISYQLHHFADASQSGYGTASYLKMVNASERVYCTLVMARARVAPLKPTTIPRLELTAATVAARMDCKLRKELGLKLEDSVFWTDSTSVLKYLFNQKARYHTFVANRVNLIRELSSASAWRYVDTKSNPADLASRGLDVDTFLTSEMWIRGPRFLHEPESSWPQVPEDVKHGSLEDDVEVKVSVMVCETVTTVMSFIEEFASRFSNWQKFVRCHAWVRRFLKRKYVPKLPDVNCLSSKEITDAETHIWKLVQQENYSSEIVSLSRKPDGRVQASSKIVRLRPFLQDGLLRVGGRLRHSGRHFNATHPIILPNKSSLVKLMVRWHHEKLAHCGQNYLLSELRQKFWVVHANAVARSVVRSCMKCRAICARPMTQEMADLPEDRIIPGQPPFTHTGTDCFGPFLIRKGRSNLKRYGIVFTCLTSRAVHIEVMDSMETDSFINALRRFTARRGPVKSIRSDNGTNLVGAEKVLRQELQLLDQTAICDTMSTRGISWCFNPPHASHFGGVWERQIRSIRRVLSGICYQQTLTDDSLHTLFCEVEAIINGRPLTRVTDDPDCLQPLTPSMLLNLKGSPGPVMNTDNKNLYARRRWKQVQYLADLFWKRWSKEYLPLLQERQKWNIKRRDVKKGDIVLALDERLPRGTWPLARVIEVMCDSDGHVRSAKLKTVSGEYIRPISKMCLLLESEINTEN, from the coding sequence ATGGCCATCGTTTCTGTAATGACAAGAGCCAGTGCGATCGATGTGGTGCCTACTATCACCACACACTTACACCGGCCAATAGCAAAGAGTTTTGCACCATCCCGTAAGTACAAGAGATCTCCAACTGGGAGTGTTGAGGTGTTCAGCAATGAGAACATACCTGACTGTTACGAGAAATTGGGTACACCTAGTTCCTCAACTGGGGGTGGCATAGAAGCCAAGGGAAGTGTGACCCCAAGTGTTAATTCTCCATTAACAGATGCTCTACCCTGTGCTAATATTCTTGATTGTGAGCCTGATGggaggattatgatgaagatcCTGCCTGTCCGAGTGAATAACAGCGTCTCCACTTACGCCTTCATAGATGGTGGTGCTGCACCAACTCTGGCTGCTCGAAGCTTAATACAATGTTTGGGAATCCAAGGCCTACCAGTGAGGCAagcaatgaaaactgaaaatggaATATTCATGTGCAACGAGCGTGTACCACTTATGTTGAGCAGTATAGGCGGTGGAAATAACATTACCGTAAATGAAGTGTACATTACAGACAAACTCAGCATAACTACTGACAGCATGATGCCCGTGAACTGGACTAAAAAATGGCTTCATCTGAATGATGTGGATCTACAAAGATTGCCTGGCGACAATCAAGAGGTGGAACTTATAATTGGACTCAATAGCATTTTGAACCGTCACATACTCGACCAGAGACATGGGACTGATGACGAACCCTCAGCCTATCTTACCAGATTTGGCTGGGTTGTCTTTGGACCAACTGGCCCCAGGAACCCTTTGACTGCCCCGGTATATCATATTTCCCCAACACAAGATCTTGGCGAGTGCTTACGAGAGCACTTCAATGCTGACTTTTGGGAAAAGGAAGTTCATTCCCAACGTGAAGATTCACTGGAAGATAAGTTATTTTCCGATAAGATCTCACAGTCCATCCATCAAGAATCGGGTAAATATGTAGTCAAACTCCCCTTCAGGGACAGTAGTCCACTTCCAAACAATCGTGAAATGGCTGTACGTAGAATGAAAAGCCTCAAAAGGAAGCTGGAATCTGACAAGACTTTCAAGGAGACATACATCActcaaatggaaaagaatataagTAAACAGTATGCTGAAATAGTACCTCCATCAGGATTAGAACGAAATGATGGTAGAATATGGTACATGCCACATCATGCTGTGCGTCATCCCACTAAGCTGAAGGTACGTGTCGTCTATGACCTTAAAGCTAAATTCAATGGCACTTCCCTAAATGACCATCTTCTTCAAGGGCCAGACCTCACAAATCCTCTAATAGGGGTACTCATGCGGTTCAGGCATGGTCACTATGCAGTCACAGCGGACATCGAGGAGATGTTTTATCAGGTCAAGGTTCCCCTAGAGGATCGTGATGTGTTCCGTTTTTTATGGTGGTcagatggtgatatcaataagcCTGTAAGTGATTACCGAATGAATGTTCATGTTTTTGGTGCTAGATCCTCTCCTAGCTGTGTAAATTATGCCTTAAGGAAGACTGCTGAGGACCACGGTGAGGTTTTTGATGAACAAGCTGTCACTGCCATAATACAAAGTTTTTATGTTGATAATCTCCTGCTGGCCCATGAtgacaaagagagactgataaaaatcatcaaagaTCTCATTGCTCTCTGTAATGCAGGTGGTTGGCGTCTGAACCAATGGACAGCCAATAACAAGGACGTGCTCAAGAAGATTCCTGAATCGGAGAGGGATGCGTCGGTTGCTTCTCTAGACCTCAGTAAGGATGATCTCCCAGTTGAAAGGACCTTGGGTGTACACTGGTCGATGGCCGAAGATTGCTTCACATTCAAAATCTGCCTTGGCGACAAGCCACTAACACGCCGAGGAGTTTTATCTATCGTAGCATCTATATATGACCCACTTGGCATGGTGGCGCCCTTGACACTGCCAGCAAAAATGATTCTTCAAGACATGTGTCAGATGCAGTTAGGCTGGGATGAAAATATGGGTGATAAGGAAGCTGCTCGTTGGAGAAAATGGTTGGAACAGTTACCAAAATTGTCAAGATTTAAGCTGCCACGAAGCCTAGTGCCCATTTCCTTTGGTTCCGTCATTTCTTATCAGCTCCATCATTTTGCAGATGCAAGTCAGTCTGGTTATGGCACAGCCTCCTACTTGAAGATGGTAAATGCCTCGGAAAGGGTATACTGCACTTTGGTTATGGCACGAGCAAGAGTTGCACCTCTGAAACCGACAACTATTCCAAGACTAGAACTGACGGCTGCCACCGTTGCAGCTCGAATGGACTGTAAATTACGAAAGGAACTGGGGTTGAAATTGGAAGATTCAGTCTTTTGGACAGACAGCACTTCAGTGCTCAAGTACTTGTTCAATCAGAAGGCTCGTTACCACACCTTTGTCGCAAATCGAGTGAACCTAATCCGAGAACTGTCTTCAGCAAGTGCTTGGAGATATGTAGACACAAAGAGTAATCCTGCTGACCTTGCATCTAGAGGTCTTGATGTTGATACTTTTTTAACGTCTGAAATGTGGATTAGAGGACCAAGATTTCTTCATGAACCTGAATCCAGCTGGCCACAAGTTCCAGAAGATGTTAAACATGGATCACTGGAAGATGATGTAGAAGTAAAGGTGTCTGTCATGGTATGTGAGACAGTGACAACAGTAATGTCATTCATTGAGGAGTTTGCCTCTCGTTTCTCGAACTGGCAGAAGTTTGTGCGTTGTCATGCATGGGTCAGACGATTCTTGAAGCGAAAGTATGTACCCAAGTTGCCTGACGTTAATTGCCTTAGTAGCAAAGAAATAacagatgcagaaacacacatatggaaATTAGTTCAACAAGAGAACTACTCATCTGAAATTGTCTCTCTGTCACGAAAGCCAGATGGGAGAGTACAAGCCTCAAGCAAGATAGTGAGATTAAGACCTTTTCTACAAGATGGCTTGCTTAGAGTAGGTGGGCGGCTAAGACACTCTGGGCGTCACTTCAATGCCACTCATCCAATTATCCTACCCAATAAGTCATCTTTGGTGAAGCTGATGGTGAGGTGGCATCACGAGAAGTTAGCTCACTGTGGTCAGAACTATCTTCTCTCTGAGTTGAGACAAAAATTTTGGGTTGTACATGCAAATGCTGTTGCACGTTCTGTGGTAAGGAGTTGCATGAAGTGCAGGGCCATCTGTGCACGACCAATGACTCAAGAAATGGCTGACCTTCCTGAAGATCGTATTATACCAGGCCAGccaccatttacacacacaggcaccgacTGTTTTGGACCCTTTCTCATCAGGAAAGGCAGGTCAAACCTTAAGAGATATGGCATAGTCTTTACATGCCTAACATCACGTGCAGTCCATATTGAGGTCATGGACTCAATGGAAACGGACTCATTTATCAACGCTCTTCGACGATTTACAGCAAGACGAGGTCCAGTGAAGTCCATCAGATCCGACAATGGCACAAACCTGGTGGGTGCAGAGAAAGTTCTTCGTCAGGAGCTCCAGCTTCTTGATCAAACTGCCATCTGTGACACCATGTCAACTAGAGGCATCTCATGGTGCTTCAATCCACCACATGCTTCACATTTCGGTGGAGTCTGGGAACGTCAGATTCGCTCTATCAGGCGTGTTTTGAGTGGTATTTGCTATCAACAGACACTAACTGATGATAGTCTTCACACTCTGTTCTGCGAAGTTGAAGCCATCATTAACGGCAGACCCTTGACCAGAGTTACGGACGACCCTGATTGCCTGCAACCACTGACTCCGAGCATGCTGCTGAACTTGAAGGGTTCACCTGGTCCAGTCATGAATACCGATAACAAGAATCTGTATGCTCGTCGGCGCTGGAAGCAGGTGCAGTACTTGGCTGACCTCTTTTGGAAGAGGTGGTCTAAAGAGTATCTACCTCTCCTCCAAGAGCGCCAAAAGTGGAACATTAAACGGCGTGATGTCAAGAAAGGAGACATAGTTTTAGCCTTGGATGAGAGGCTGCCCAGAGGTACATGGCCTCTTGCTCGAGTGATAGAGGTAATGTGTGATAGTGATGGACATGTGCGCAGTGCTAAACTGAAAACTGTCAGTGGAGAATATATCCGGCCTATTAGCAAGATGTGCCTTCTCTTAGAAAGTGAGATCAATACTGAAAACTAG
- the LOC138861812 gene encoding uncharacterized protein gives MKILPVRVNNSVSTYAFIDGGAAPTLAARSLIQCLGIQGLPVRQAMKTENGIFMCNERVPLMLSSIGGGNNITVNEVYITDKLSITTDSMMPVNWTKKWLHLNDVDLQRLPGDNQEVELIIGLNSILNRHILDQRHGTDDEPSAYLTRFGWVVFGPTGPRNPLTAPVYHISPTQDLGECLREHFNADFWEKEVHSQREDSLEDKLFSDKISQSIHQESGKYVVKLPFRDSSPLPNNREMAVRRMKSLKRKLESDKTFKETYITQMEKNISKQYAEIVPPSGLERNDGRIWYMPHHAVRHPTKLKVRVVYDLKAKFNGTSLNDHLLQGPDLTNPLIGVLMRFRHGHYAVTADIEEMFYQVKVPLEDRDVFRFLWWSDGDINKPVSDYRMNVHVFGARSSPSCVNYALRKTAEDHGEVFDEQAVTAIIQSFYVDNLLLAHDDKERLIKIIKDLIALCNAGGWRLNQWTANNKDVLKKIPESERDASVASLDLSKDDLPVERTLGVHWSMAEDCFTFKICLGDKPLTRRGVLSIVASIYDPLGMVAPLTLPAKMILQDMCQMQLGWDENMGDKEAARWRKWLEQLPKLSRFKLPRSLVPISFGSVISYQLHHFADASQSGYGTASYLKMVNASERVYCTLVMARARVAPLKPTTIPRLELTAATVAARMDCKLRKELGLKLEDSVFWTDSTSVLKYLFNQKARYHTFVANRVNLIRELSSASAWRYVDTKSNPADLASRGLDVDTFLTSEMWIRGPRFLHEPESSWPQVPEDVKHGSLEDDVEVKVSVMVCETVTTVMSFIEEFASRFSNWQKFVRCHAWVRRFLKRKYVPKLPDVNCLSSKEITDAETHIWKLVQQENYSSEIVSLSRKPDGRVQASSKIVRLRPFLQDGLLRVGGRLRHSGRHFNATHPIILPNKSSLVKLMVRWHHEKLAHCGQNYLLSELRQKFWVVHANAVARSVVRSCMKCRAICARPMTQEMADLPEDRIIPGQPPFTHTGTDCFGPFLIRKGRSNLKRYGIVFTCLTSRAVHIEVMDSMETDSFINALRRFTARRGPVKSIRSDNGTNLVGAEKVLRQELQLLDQTAICDTMSTRGISWCFNPPHASHFGGVWERQIRSIRRVLSGICYQQTLTDDSLHTLFCEVEAIINGRPLTRVTDDPDCLQPLTPSMLLNLKGSPGPVMNTDNKNLYARRRWKQVQYLADLFWKRWSKEYLPLLQERQKWNIKRRDVKKGDIVLALDERLPRGTWPLARVIEVMCDSDGHVRSAKLKTVSGEYIRPISKMCLLLESEINTEN, from the coding sequence atgaagatcCTGCCTGTCCGAGTGAATAACAGCGTCTCCACTTACGCCTTCATAGATGGTGGTGCTGCACCAACTCTGGCTGCTCGAAGCTTAATACAATGTTTGGGAATCCAAGGCCTACCAGTGAGGCAagcaatgaaaactgaaaatggaATATTCATGTGCAACGAGCGTGTACCACTTATGTTGAGCAGTATAGGCGGTGGAAATAACATTACCGTAAATGAAGTGTACATTACAGACAAACTCAGCATAACTACTGACAGCATGATGCCCGTGAACTGGACTAAAAAATGGCTTCATCTGAATGATGTGGATCTACAAAGATTGCCTGGCGACAATCAAGAGGTGGAACTTATAATTGGACTCAATAGCATTTTGAACCGTCACATACTCGACCAGAGACATGGGACTGATGACGAACCCTCAGCCTATCTTACCAGATTTGGCTGGGTTGTCTTTGGACCAACTGGCCCCAGGAACCCTTTGACTGCCCCGGTATATCATATTTCCCCAACACAAGATCTTGGCGAGTGCTTACGAGAGCACTTCAATGCTGACTTTTGGGAAAAGGAAGTTCATTCCCAACGTGAAGATTCACTGGAAGATAAGTTATTTTCCGATAAGATCTCACAGTCCATCCATCAAGAATCGGGTAAATATGTAGTCAAACTCCCCTTCAGGGACAGTAGTCCACTTCCAAACAATCGTGAAATGGCTGTACGTAGAATGAAAAGCCTCAAAAGGAAGCTGGAATCTGACAAGACTTTCAAGGAGACATACATCActcaaatggaaaagaatataagTAAACAGTATGCTGAAATAGTACCTCCATCAGGATTAGAACGAAATGATGGTAGAATATGGTACATGCCACATCATGCTGTGCGTCATCCCACTAAGCTGAAGGTACGTGTCGTCTATGACCTTAAAGCTAAATTCAATGGCACTTCCCTAAATGACCATCTTCTTCAAGGGCCAGACCTCACAAATCCTCTAATAGGGGTACTCATGCGGTTCAGGCATGGTCACTATGCAGTCACAGCGGACATCGAGGAGATGTTTTATCAGGTCAAGGTTCCCCTAGAGGATCGTGATGTGTTCCGTTTTTTATGGTGGTcagatggtgatatcaataagcCTGTAAGTGATTACCGAATGAATGTTCATGTTTTTGGTGCTAGATCCTCTCCTAGCTGTGTAAATTATGCCTTAAGGAAGACTGCTGAGGACCACGGTGAGGTTTTTGATGAACAAGCTGTCACTGCCATAATACAAAGTTTTTATGTTGATAATCTCCTGCTGGCCCATGAtgacaaagagagactgataaaaatcatcaaagaTCTCATTGCTCTCTGTAATGCAGGTGGTTGGCGTCTGAACCAATGGACAGCCAATAACAAGGACGTGCTCAAGAAGATTCCTGAATCGGAGAGGGATGCGTCGGTTGCTTCTCTAGACCTCAGTAAGGATGATCTCCCAGTTGAAAGGACCTTGGGTGTACACTGGTCGATGGCCGAAGATTGCTTCACATTCAAAATCTGCCTTGGCGACAAGCCACTAACACGCCGAGGAGTTTTATCTATCGTAGCATCTATATATGACCCACTTGGCATGGTGGCGCCCTTGACACTGCCAGCAAAAATGATTCTTCAAGACATGTGTCAGATGCAGTTAGGCTGGGATGAAAATATGGGTGATAAGGAAGCTGCTCGTTGGAGAAAATGGTTGGAACAGTTACCAAAATTGTCAAGATTTAAGCTGCCACGAAGCCTAGTGCCCATTTCCTTTGGTTCCGTCATTTCTTATCAGCTCCATCATTTTGCAGATGCAAGTCAGTCTGGTTATGGCACAGCCTCCTACTTGAAGATGGTAAATGCCTCGGAAAGGGTATACTGCACTTTGGTTATGGCACGAGCAAGAGTTGCACCTCTGAAACCGACAACTATTCCAAGACTAGAACTGACGGCTGCCACCGTTGCAGCTCGAATGGACTGTAAATTACGAAAGGAACTGGGGTTGAAATTGGAAGATTCAGTCTTTTGGACAGACAGCACTTCAGTGCTCAAGTACTTGTTCAATCAGAAGGCTCGTTACCACACCTTTGTCGCAAATCGAGTGAACCTAATCCGAGAACTGTCTTCAGCAAGTGCTTGGAGATATGTAGACACAAAGAGTAATCCTGCTGACCTTGCATCTAGAGGTCTTGATGTTGATACTTTTTTAACGTCTGAAATGTGGATTAGAGGACCAAGATTTCTTCATGAACCTGAATCCAGCTGGCCACAAGTTCCAGAAGATGTTAAACATGGATCACTGGAAGATGATGTAGAAGTAAAGGTGTCTGTCATGGTATGTGAGACAGTGACAACAGTAATGTCATTCATTGAGGAGTTTGCCTCTCGTTTCTCGAACTGGCAGAAGTTTGTGCGTTGTCATGCATGGGTCAGACGATTCTTGAAGCGAAAGTATGTACCCAAGTTGCCTGACGTTAATTGCCTTAGTAGCAAAGAAATAacagatgcagaaacacacatatggaaATTAGTTCAACAAGAGAACTACTCATCTGAAATTGTCTCTCTGTCACGAAAGCCAGATGGGAGAGTACAAGCCTCAAGCAAGATAGTGAGATTAAGACCTTTTCTACAAGATGGCTTGCTTAGAGTAGGTGGGCGGCTAAGACACTCTGGGCGTCACTTCAATGCCACTCATCCAATTATCCTACCCAATAAGTCATCTTTGGTGAAGCTGATGGTGAGGTGGCATCACGAGAAGTTAGCTCACTGTGGTCAGAACTATCTTCTCTCTGAGTTGAGACAAAAATTTTGGGTTGTACATGCAAATGCTGTTGCACGTTCTGTGGTAAGGAGTTGCATGAAGTGCAGGGCCATCTGTGCACGACCAATGACTCAAGAAATGGCTGACCTTCCTGAAGATCGTATTATACCAGGCCAGccaccatttacacacacaggcaccgacTGTTTTGGACCCTTTCTCATCAGGAAAGGCAGGTCAAACCTTAAGAGATATGGCATAGTCTTTACATGCCTAACATCACGTGCAGTCCATATTGAGGTCATGGACTCAATGGAAACGGACTCATTTATCAACGCTCTTCGACGATTTACAGCAAGACGAGGTCCAGTGAAGTCCATCAGATCCGACAATGGCACAAACCTGGTGGGTGCAGAGAAAGTTCTTCGTCAGGAGCTCCAGCTTCTTGATCAAACTGCCATCTGTGACACCATGTCAACTAGAGGCATCTCATGGTGCTTCAATCCACCACATGCTTCACATTTCGGTGGAGTCTGGGAACGTCAGATTCGCTCTATCAGGCGTGTTTTGAGTGGTATTTGCTATCAACAGACACTAACTGATGATAGTCTTCACACTCTGTTCTGCGAAGTTGAAGCCATCATTAACGGCAGACCCTTGACCAGAGTTACGGACGACCCTGATTGCCTGCAACCACTGACTCCGAGCATGCTGCTGAACTTGAAGGGTTCACCTGGTCCAGTCATGAATACCGATAACAAGAATCTGTATGCTCGTCGGCGCTGGAAGCAGGTGCAGTACTTGGCTGACCTCTTTTGGAAGAGGTGGTCTAAAGAGTATCTACCTCTCCTCCAAGAGCGCCAAAAGTGGAACATTAAACGGCGTGATGTCAAGAAAGGAGACATAGTTTTAGCCTTGGATGAGAGGCTGCCCAGAGGTACATGGCCTCTTGCTCGAGTGATAGAGGTAATGTGTGATAGTGATGGACATGTGCGCAGTGCTAAACTGAAAACTGTCAGTGGAGAATATATCCGGCCTATTAGCAAGATGTGCCTTCTCTTAGAAAGTGAGATCAATACTGAAAACTAG
- the LOC138861855 gene encoding uncharacterized protein gives MVDNRSNKSVGTSHSCKSSRSEISVAEEELERLQFIKEQNEHAREEERRIFELQQRIRRMKTSSEPARSRPGSSCGDSREDERHPRPHSFNNMCSNWIATSVEPHHKSGNLDPQVSRESEVNVTEGPVHFAVNAAIVPETLLPKWSTPVNPVLNGANIAQGKLPITPLTTIPEPNENLLTRSNLHPSAAPFANINRVPCCHTSGHDFTSHPSPSRTLNMDEVAQMVCAMNQSVLTQQEQARISLLPPVKLERFDGDFSKFTQFCRTFEWNVESNTNDPRRRLTQLYNQLDGPPKDLIEGCLHLPPDHGYDEAWRMLREEYENSSELLESFISKLFAWKDIEVGDAEGLKKYGSYLFNVEMALGDNICRMELRETISKIVGKLPRYLRTKWASRCVDPGTKSASSFSALVKFVKDQARVAEEIRYIEAGRGKPSHTTNKPIIIRKPVNSLNVHALDMNAMDMTPSTSDKCHCCNGQGHKLFACYKFGRKDVDERWDIVTHNKLCFRCLKPGHGHRFCNDKSQCDRCGAYYHHTLTPANSKEFCTIP, from the coding sequence ATggttgacaatagaagtaataaatctGTGGGCACATCACACAGTTGCAAGTCTTCCCGCTCAGAAATATCAGTAGCTGAGGAGGAGTTAGAACGGCTTCAGTTCATCAAAGAGCAAAATGAACATGCAcgtgaggaagaaagacgaatctTTGAGCTGCAACAGAGAATTAGAAGGATGAAAACCTCATCAGAACCAGCCAGGTCAAGACCTGGCTCCTCTTGTGGAGacagcagagaggatgagagacaccctcgccctcactcctttAACAACATGTGTAGCAACTGGATTGCAACAAGCGTAGAACCCCATCATAAAAGTGGAAATCTGGACCCACAAGTGAGTCGTGAAAGTGAAGTCAACGTGACTGAAGGGCCAGTCCACTTTGCTGTCAATGCTGCCATAGTCCCTGAAACTCTCCTACCTAAATGGTCAACTCCAGTCAATCCTGTACTAAATGGAGCTAATATTGCCCAAGGTAAGCTCCCCATTACACCACTTACTACCATTCCAGAACCTAATGAGAACCTATTGACAAGGAGTAACCTACATCCTTCAGCTGCTCCTTTTGCAAACATCAACAGAGTACCTTGCTGCCATACCTCAGGCCATGATTTCACCAGCCATCCATCACCTTCAAGGACACTGAATATGGATGAAGTGGCTCAGATGGTTTGTGCTATGAACCAGTCAGTTTTAACCCAACAAGAACAGGCTCGCATATCATTACTCCCTCCAGTTAAATTAGAACGTTTTGATGGAGATTTTTCGAAATTCACTCAGTTCTGTAGGACATTTGAATGGAATGTGGAGAGCAACACTAATGATCCAAGGCGAAGGCTCACACAGCTCTACAACCAGTTGGATGGCCCACCAAAGGACCTTATTGAAGGTTGCCTTCACCTACCACCTGACCATGGATATGACGAAGCGTGGAGGATGctgagagaagaatatgaaaactcCAGTGAACTCCTCGAGTCCTTCATCTCAAAATTATTTGCATGGAAAGACATTGAAGTTGGAGATGCAGAAGGTCTAAAGAAATACGGCTCCTACCTATTTAATGTAGAGATGGCCTTAGGTGATAATATCTGCCGGATGGAGTTGCGTGAGACAATATCTAAAATTGTTGGTAAGCTACCGAGATACTTGAGAACCAAGTGGGCCTCGAGATGTGTAGATCCTGGCACTAAATCTGCAAGTTCATTCTCTGCACTTGTTAAATTTGTTAAAGATCAAGCCAGGGTAGCAGAGGAAATACGTTATATTGAAGCAGGAAGAGGTAAGCCAAGTCACACGACCAATAAACCCATCATCATTCGGAAGCCTGTAAACAGTCTAAATGTCCATGCTCTGGATATGAATGCAATGGATATGACCCCAAGTACCAGCGATAAATGCCACTGTTGTAATGGCCAAGGACATAAGCTTTTTGCATGTTATAAGTTCGGCAGGAAAGATGTTGACGAACGATGGGATATTGTCACACACAACAAGCTATGTTTTCGCTGCTTAAAACCCGGCCATGGCCATCGTTTCTGTAATGACAAGAGCCAGTGCGATCGATGTGGTGCCTACTATCACCACACACTTACACCGGCCAATAGCAAAGAGTTTTGCACCATCCCGTAA